AAAAATTAAAAAAAAAACAAAAATTCAACTAAAAATTTTGCGTCACATCCTCTTTTTTATTTTTAATTATTTTTTTTAAGGTTTGTTTTATTTTTTAATTTTTTATAAAATTTAGGCATACATAAATTTATATATTTAGTCATAGCTAAATAATACTACTTTTAATATATTTTTTTAAAAAGACAATTTTTAATAGCTAAACATTAGTGATGTGATATAAATGAAGAAAATTTACTTATTGGCACTGGTTTTCATGTTTGTTGTATCAGTTTCCTCAGTTTGTGCTGCTGACAACAATACAACTGATACTGGTGTTGAAATTAATAATACGGGTGTAGTTGACACGCCTACTTATAATTTTAAGTCTATTCAGGACGATATTGACAGTGGAAAGCAAAAAATTGATTTGACTGGTGATTACTTACGTGATAATCGTGATAAGGATATTGTGGTTAAGGGTAATGTTACTATTGACGGTCATGGTCATAAAATCGATGCACAAAATAAAGGTGGAATTTTCAAATTGGATCCAAAATCAAACCTTACATTGATTAACTTGACATTAATGAACGGTTTGTCTAATATAGGTTCAGCTATTGATGTTAAGGATTCCACAATAAATGCAAATAATGTAAAATTCGTTGGCAATGTTGCAACTTTAAATGGTGGTGCAATATATTTGCACGTAAACTCTAAAGGAAATTTAAATAATGTAGAATTTGAGTCAATGCCGCAAAAACTGCAGGAGGTTCAATATATTCTAACCAAAATGCTACATTGAATGTAAATAACACAGTATTTACTAAAAATTATGCGCCAGAACGTGGTGGGGCTATTTATGCTTATGAAAATCATATGGGCTTAAGTAATGTAACTATACGTGACAATGAGGCAAGAAGAGGTGCTGGAATTTATGCAATTGGTGATTTTATTTTAAACATTGATGATTCTGAGTTTATTGATAATCATGCAGTTGACGAAGCTGGAGCAATAGGATTATATCGTGGCTGTGGATGTGTTATGAACAATGTCACTCTTAAGGGTAATCAAGCAATATCTGGTGCTGGAATTTATGCTGAACGTAATTCTATTTTGAATGTCAGTGATGCTAAACTTATTTCTAATAAAAAATTAGGCACTACCCGTGAATGTATTTCAAATGGTGGTGCTATTCATTTAGGAGATAATTCTAAAGGATTTATAAGAAATGTGTCTTTTTGTGATAATTTTGCAACTTCAGGTTCTGCAATATATTCTGCTGCTAATTGCGTTTTGAATGTTAGTGATGCTAAATTCGTTAATAATCTTGTTGTAATTGGTGATCATACCTATGATTTGTATAAATGTTTAGGGACTGTTTATCTTGGTTCTAAATCAGAAGGCTATTTTAACAATGTATCTTTATATGTCTAACAAGGCTACCATGAGAGCTACTAAATCTGAATTTGAGTGTAATTGGGCAGATAAAGATGGTGGTGCTGTTTATGCAAATGACAGATGCATGTGCTTTGTAGATAATTCTTCTATCAGTTTTAATAAAGCAGCATCTGGACCTGAAGCATATATTGATAATAGCTCTTTTTTAAAGATTGATAATTGCATGCGTGAGGGAAATGGATCAATAGATGGTAACAATCTTAATTTATCTAATGGTTCTAAATGTTATTTGGATGGCAAATACTTTTAAGTAATGCTATTCAATTAACCATCTTTTTTTTATTTTTTACTCTTTTTTTAAATATTATGAAAAATATAAATATAAATAATTAAATTTTTAACTAGCTAATTTATAAGGTTGGGTTAATTTTGTTTGAATCATTAAAAAAGAAATTTTCACGTACAAGTGAAAAATTAGAAGAAGAATTAATAGAAGAAGGACAACAGGAAAACAATGTTAAAGAAGAATCTGGTAAAAGATTCTCTTTCTTCTCATTTGGTAAGAAAAAAGAAGAAAAAGTAGAGGAAGATGAATCCAATTTACTTCCTGAGGCAGAAGAAACTGTTGAAGAAGAAGTTTCTGTTGAAGAAGTTGAAGAAGAAATTCCTGAAGAAACTGGGGAAGCTGAAGAAGCTGAAGAGGAAGAAGTTAAGGAAGAAAAACCTAAAACAGGTTTGTTATCTAAGTTAAGGGGTTCTTCTAAAGATAAAGAGGAAGTAGAAGAAGCTAGTGAAGATGAGGAAGTTTCCGAGGAAGAAATCATTGAAGAAGCTGAAGAAGATGAGCCGGAAGAAAAACCTAAATCTGGTTTATTATCTAAATTAAGAGGTTCTTCTGATGATGAATCTGAAAAAGATGATATTTCTGCTGACGGTGAAGCTAAAGGTGGAATATTTTCCTTTGTTCGTGAAAAAACAATTCAGGAAAAACACGTTGAAGACATATTATTTGAACTTGAAATGGAACTTCTCCAGGGCGATGTAGCAATGGAAGTAGCAACTGAAGTTATAGAAAGCGTAAAAGAAAACCTTGTTGGTAAAAAAATCAAAAGAAGTAATGATATTACCGAATACACTTTCCTTGCACTTAAAAACGCAGTTTCAGACATTATCAGCATCCCTGGAAAATCCATGACTGAAATGATTGAAGCTAAAAAAGCTCAAGGAGAACCTTTAATTGTAATGTTTGTAGGTATTAACGGTACTGGTAAAACAACAACTATCGGTAAATTAGCTAATTACTACTCTAAAAAAGGCTATGTTCCTGTAATTGCTGCAGCCGATACATTCAGAGCAGGAGCTATTGAACAGGTAACCTACCACGCAGATAATGTAGGTGTTAAAATCATTAAGCACCAAAAAGGTTCAGACCCTGCAGCAGTTGCATTTGACGCAGTAGAACACGCACGTGCTCAAAATAAAGATTTGGTTTTAATAGATACTGCAGGAAGAATGCAAACCAACACTAACCTTATGGATGAGATGAAGAAAATTAGAAGAGTCTCCAAACCTGATTTGGTTGTATTTGTAGGTGATGCACTTACCGGTAACGATGCAACAGAACAAGCTAAAAAATTCAATGAAGCTATTGACATTGACGGTGTAATCTTAACTAAAGCAGACGCTGATAGTAAAGGTGGAGCATCTCTTTCAATTGGTTATGTAATTAAAAAACCGATCATGTTCCTTGGTATGGGTCAAGGATATGATGATATTAAAGAATACGACTCTGAATGGATGTTAAATCAACTTTTCAGTGAAGATGAAGAATAAGTGGTGTTTAGAGATTTATTCTCTTACCATTTTCTTTTTGAAATAGCTTTTAATCTCTTTTTTTCTATATTTTTTGTTTTATTTGATTGGTATTGTCTTTTTTGGCGATCAGTAACACTTTCATTATTTCTCATTATTGTTACAAGATCAATGGAATTGCCTTTAACAGACATTATTATTCTTATTTCGTCGTAAGTTTTATTTGCAGGAGCTTCATAGATTACAGCATAGCTATTGTTGTCTACACGTTCATATCTGATAGGTTCTTCGTCCATTAAACAGTCAACAACATATTCTCTTGAAATCCCGTTATCAGAAAGTCTTTTGTTGAAATGTCTGTTTTCAAAACACCAGTCAATAGTTGATGTTTCACCAATCATAAATTTATCAAATGCGTTCATTATTAAATTCTTTATGTAAAAGTTTATTATATATTTTTACAAAATGTATATGTATGGTCGAAAAATCGCAATGGAGCTCATCTATATCATTTATTTTTGCAATGATTGGAGCGGCAGTTGGTCTTGGTAATATCTGGCGTTTCAGTTATGTACTCTATTCTAACGGTGGGGGATCATTTTTCATTCCTTACCTCATTGCAATCGCGATTATGGGTGTTCCATTTTTAATTTTAGAATATGGTGTAGGATTTTCCTTTAAGGATTCCTTTTCGAATATTGTACGAAAGGTTAAGCCAGAGTTTGAGATTATTGCTTGGATTTTGGTTCTATTGGTATTTGTAGTTGTAATTTATTACATGGTAATTCTAGGTTGGGATTTAGTATACCTCCTTAGCAGTTTCACATTCAATTGGGGAACAGATACTGCGTCCTTTTTCGTTAACTCTGTTGGTGGAAGCTCTAACTTATCCAGTGCTAGCTTCTTGTTATTACCTACAACAGTCTGTGTGTTAATGTTATGGATTGTATTATGGTTTATTTCCCACAAAAACGTTGATGAAGGAATTGGTAAAGTATCCAAAGTTCTTATCCCTGCATTATTCGTAATCATGGGTATTATCATTGTTTACGCTTTAACTCTTCCTGGAGCAGGTATTGGAATTAATACATTACTCCATCCCAACTGGAATGCACTTACAGATGTAAATATATGGATTGCAGCATTTGCACAGATTATCTTCTCATTAAGTATGGGTCAGGCTATTGCTGTTACATATGCAAGTTACTTACCTGAAAACTCCAAATTAATCGATAATGTATTAATTGTTGTTTTTGCAAACTCTGCATTCGAAATCTGTACTGCATTTGGAGTATTTTCAATCTTAGGTTACATGTCATTTACAAACGGGTTACCAATTACTGAATTAATTACTGAAGGTACTGGTTTAGTATTTATTGTGTTCCCGATGATCTTTAACATGATGGGAATTGTTGGCCGCATATTAGCTCCAATGTTGTTCCTTGCGATTTTATTTGCAGGTATTACTTCTGCATTAGGATTCTTCGAGCCGATGTTAAGTTCAACAACTGTAAAATTAGGTTGGTCACGTAAAAAAACCGCTACAGTATTGTCAATTATCGGTTGTGCATTTTCACTCTTGCTTACAACCGGAATAAGCAGTTATATTGTAGGAGTTATCGATTCCTTTGTAAATGAATTCGGTATCTTACTATTAATCGGTGTGCAATGTATTATATTTGCATGGTTCTATGGTTTGGAACGCTTTATACCAATTTTAAACGAACGTTCTTCATTTAGTGTTGGTAAAACCTGGAATTTCGTAATTAAATACTTGCTTCCATGTGCTTTAATTGTAATGTGGGTAATCGGTATTATAAAATTGTTCTCAACTGCAGCACCGTTCGAGATAATTGTTGATTTAGTAATCATTATTGCGGTTTTAGTATCTGCTGTTGTGCTTACAAAAATTAAACCAAGTGAGGAATAATTTTTCTCACTTGAATACTTATTTTTTTATTTAATTATTTTATAGTTTTATAGATAATTCTATTAAATTATTAAAGCTATTTTTCATTTAATTGTTTTAATTTAATATTTTTAAGTTAAACTTTGTATATATCTACATCAACTTATTTAATTTCAAAGTTTGTGTACGCATCATAGCATGCAAACACATGATATGCAAGTGAAATTACATTTCCAAAAATATTGTTCAATAAAAAATAGCTAAATACATTTAAAAAAATCAAAACTGCTAAAAATATAATTCCTTTTTGTGTTTGTCCGTTTAAAAGCTGACCTAACCCTGGAATTATAAGAGAAGCACCAGCATTTATTATTTTATTATTAGTCATATAAATCACTTTAAAAAAATAATAAACTTGGAATAATCCAAGTCTAGAATCCTAAGAATGTTAAGGAATATATGAATACATCAGTAAATATGTGACTCATATATGGAACAAGCAAGTTTTTGGTTTTGAAATATCCGTAAAACTCAAAGATAGTTCCTAACCCTTGAATTAAAAGTCCCTGAAGGATAATTGAAGGAGTTGTAAAATCAGTATGAAGCAATCCAAAGAAAGCCATAACAATTGCCGCAGACAATACAAGAGATGCTTTACGATTTCCACTTAATTTTAAGGATAATCTCATTAAGAATAAAAATGGAATAAACTTGATTAATTCTTCACCCATAAGAGAAAATATAAGTCCAATCATACTCTGCAAGGTGACTGCTTCGTCTGTACCTGTAACTGGAGATTCTAAAACGAAACACATTACTGTTCCATAAATCATATACATTACAAATAAGCAAAATGCAAGCAATACGTCCTTTCTAGATGGTTTTCTAATAATTGCAGAAAAATCCCATTTAAGATAATACATTAATGGAATAAATGGAACTGCAAAAAATAAAATTCCTCCTATAATAGGGTCATTTGCAAATAAATATAGTAAAAAACTGATTAAAATACAAAAAAGCATTATTGCCCAGCCTATTTTAGGCACTCTTGGGTTGTGGTTAACAAAAGGAATTTCAAATTCCCTGTTTTCAAATTTAAAAAAATCACTCATTAATATCACATCAAAATTGATTTTATAATTTATAATTAGTTAAGTGGGCTTATATAGTTATCATGAGTTTTACAATGTTCTATTTTTTTTTTAGAAATTGCCGGATATTATTTAGCAATTTTGCATTTTATTGGGATAATTTAGGTAGTTTTATTTATATGGAGGTATATAATTTTAATCACAATAAACTAGAAGGGGGGAATTATTTTGAACAAAAAGCTATTAGGTATTTTACTTATTTTAGTTGCAGTAGTTGCTACCGGCTCTGTATTTGCAGCTCAAAGCATTGACGTTGACGGATACAAATTCAATCTTCCAAGCAACTTTGAAGAAGTACCAAGCCTTGCATGTGTAAATGAGAAAATGGAAAACGATGGAGTTACATATACAGCTAATTCCAAAGCATTCCAGGACAAAACTGATAATGACGAAGCAATAAACATTCTTGTTGCTAAGTATGATGGATTTAACGTGGATGATGAAATCTTATCTCAAAGCGGAACTCCTAAAACCATCAAAGGTATTAACGGATATTTCTCTGAAAATGAAACTATGGCTATGTTTACATATGCAAAAGACGGAAAAGCAATTATTATGACTGCTAGTGACGATGATTTATTTGAAGACTTCTTAATTTAAGTCTTCTTTTTTTCTTTTTTTTGGTGATAAAATGAGAAAAGCAATCATAATAATCATGGTTATACTTGGAACTTTTTTATTAATAGGTGCTGTAAGTGCACAGGAAGATACAAATATTAAAAAAGCTACTGTTAAAATATATGACTTTGAACCTGGCGTTTTATGGGCACCACGGGCTTTGCAGCTCAAAAACGGAGATGCAATTGCAGGATATGTTGAATACGATGGAAACGGGCAATTTCAAAAAGGAACTGGAGTAACAGCATGGTATGTAGGCTCTGGGCTTAACGGAGATATTGATCCTCACCACACAAAACTCATAAAAGCAAAATTCTTCTTTAAAAACAAAAAAGGAAAAGTAAAAACAAAAACAGTTCATGGAACTGGTGGGCATATTTCCACAAAACTAATAAAGGGTTACACCCCATATAAAGCTAAAGTAACTTATATGGTGATAAAATGAGTGACAAAGAAAAAGTAATTGAAGCATTTAGAAACTCCGAAGAACCACTTAACGCAAAAAAAGTAAGTGAAATTTCCGGTGTTGAGAAAAAAGAAGTAGATAAAATCATGAAAGAACTCAAAAAAGACGAAACCATCGTCTCACCAAAAAGATGTTATTGGACTCTTAACGAGTAGACAATAACTTTTTTTCTTTTTTTTAGTGTGCAATAAGTGTGTAATGTTGTACATAAAAGTGAACTATTATTTTTATTTAAGTGTGGAATAGGTGTGTAATGTTGTACATAAGTGTGAAGTATCTTTTTTTAGTGTGTAATTAATGTGGATTAAGTGTGTAATAGTGTATATATTTTGTAGCTATTTTTTAATTTGTGTGGAATAAGTGTGTAATATTGTACATAAAAGTGAACTATTTTTTTTAATTAGTGTGCTATTGGTGTGGATTAAGTGTGTAATGGTGTATCTATTTTGTAGTTATTTTTTAATTTGTGTGCTATGAGTGTGTAATGTTGTACATAAAAATGAACTATTAGTGAATTATTTTTTATAATTAAAAATAACTAATTTAAAGAAATATTTTGATTGTATTATACTATTCTTATTCTACAGCATATGTTTTTGGATATAATGGCTATTTTAATACAATATTTGTATTTGTTATGTATTTGATTGATTAATAGTCATTTTTTAATATGGGTTTATATATAAATTGTAGTAATTATTGAAAATTGATTTCATTTAAGAAATTTGATTTGAGTGGGTTTTTATGTCTGATTTAGAACAAAATTCTTTTTATAAATATTT
Above is a window of Methanobacteriaceae archaeon DNA encoding:
- a CDS encoding sodium-dependent transporter, which gives rise to MVEKSQWSSSISFIFAMIGAAVGLGNIWRFSYVLYSNGGGSFFIPYLIAIAIMGVPFLILEYGVGFSFKDSFSNIVRKVKPEFEIIAWILVLLVFVVVIYYMVILGWDLVYLLSSFTFNWGTDTASFFVNSVGGSSNLSSASFLLLPTTVCVLMLWIVLWFISHKNVDEGIGKVSKVLIPALFVIMGIIIVYALTLPGAGIGINTLLHPNWNALTDVNIWIAAFAQIIFSLSMGQAIAVTYASYLPENSKLIDNVLIVVFANSAFEICTAFGVFSILGYMSFTNGLPITELITEGTGLVFIVFPMIFNMMGIVGRILAPMLFLAILFAGITSALGFFEPMLSSTTVKLGWSRKKTATVLSIIGCAFSLLLTTGISSYIVGVIDSFVNEFGILLLIGVQCIIFAWFYGLERFIPILNERSSFSVGKTWNFVIKYLLPCALIVMWVIGIIKLFSTAAPFEIIVDLVIIIAVLVSAVVLTKIKPSEE
- a CDS encoding DUF4258 domain-containing protein, with product MNAFDKFMIGETSTIDWCFENRHFNKRLSDNGISREYVVDCLMDEEPIRYERVDNNSYAVIYEAPANKTYDEIRIIMSVKGNSIDLVTIMRNNESVTDRQKRQYQSNKTKNIEKKRLKAISKRKW
- a CDS encoding MarR family transcriptional regulator, producing MSDKEKVIEAFRNSEEPLNAKKVSEISGVEKKEVDKIMKELKKDETIVSPKRCYWTLNE
- the ftsY gene encoding signal recognition particle-docking protein FtsY, giving the protein MFESLKKKFSRTSEKLEEELIEEGQQENNVKEESGKRFSFFSFGKKKEEKVEEDESNLLPEAEETVEEEVSVEEVEEEIPEETGEAEEAEEEEVKEEKPKTGLLSKLRGSSKDKEEVEEASEDEEVSEEEIIEEAEEDEPEEKPKSGLLSKLRGSSDDESEKDDISADGEAKGGIFSFVREKTIQEKHVEDILFELEMELLQGDVAMEVATEVIESVKENLVGKKIKRSNDITEYTFLALKNAVSDIISIPGKSMTEMIEAKKAQGEPLIVMFVGINGTGKTTTIGKLANYYSKKGYVPVIAAADTFRAGAIEQVTYHADNVGVKIIKHQKGSDPAAVAFDAVEHARAQNKDLVLIDTAGRMQTNTNLMDEMKKIRRVSKPDLVVFVGDALTGNDATEQAKKFNEAIDIDGVILTKADADSKGGASLSIGYVIKKPIMFLGMGQGYDDIKEYDSEWMLNQLFSEDEE